In Desulfovibrio sp. Fe33, a genomic segment contains:
- a CDS encoding substrate-binding periplasmic protein — protein MGKCVVRSRIGKVGIRLAGFMLAVVLLTGLSPALAAAPLRLAYPDFWPFFTMTAEGYMTGFFYEIVDEALGRMGIEVEWKEYPWSRCQVLVHSGEADAMITVPTAERQFYTVTHSDPFYVKELKIFTTVDNPKLAEIRRIDSIDDIFRLGLVVVTYNGNGWNDEYIRSRGIKIYESPQLKNVWLMLANNRGDIVIEWPIAAWPQIKAGRVTNRIVETSVSLEGMPFHLLVNRNSPYAERLPEFNDVISQMRCEGRLDEIIGKYVVAP, from the coding sequence ATGGGAAAATGCGTCGTGCGTTCAAGGATCGGCAAGGTCGGAATACGGCTGGCGGGTTTCATGCTGGCCGTCGTGCTCCTGACCGGCCTTTCGCCTGCTTTGGCCGCAGCTCCCCTGCGTTTGGCCTATCCGGATTTCTGGCCTTTTTTTACCATGACGGCCGAAGGATACATGACCGGCTTTTTCTATGAGATCGTCGACGAGGCGCTCGGCAGAATGGGCATTGAGGTCGAATGGAAGGAATATCCGTGGAGCCGCTGCCAGGTCCTGGTCCATTCGGGCGAGGCGGACGCCATGATAACCGTGCCCACTGCCGAACGGCAGTTCTACACGGTAACGCATTCCGACCCGTTCTACGTCAAGGAGCTCAAGATTTTCACTACGGTGGACAATCCCAAGCTGGCGGAGATCCGCAGAATCGACTCCATCGACGACATCTTCCGCCTGGGGCTGGTGGTCGTCACCTACAACGGCAACGGCTGGAACGATGAGTACATTCGGTCGCGGGGCATCAAAATTTATGAATCTCCGCAGCTCAAGAACGTGTGGCTCATGCTCGCCAATAACCGTGGAGACATCGTCATAGAGTGGCCCATAGCCGCATGGCCCCAGATCAAGGCGGGCAGGGTGACGAACCGTATCGTGGAAACTTCCGTTTCCCTGGAAGGAATGCCTTTCCACCTGCTGGTTAATCGCAACAGTCCTTATGCCGAACGTCTTCCTGAATTCAACGATGTCATCAGCCAAATGCGCTGCGAGGGCCGCCTCGACGAGATTATAGGAAAATACGTGGTCGCGCCGTAG
- the polA gene encoding DNA polymerase I: MSLKERLNFDKDPVYLIDGTALLYRAFYARADLSRSDGFPTNAINTVMRVLMNLLRDENPRHVAFLMDGKGPTFRNEAYPEYKANRPAMPEPLVEQVEPVRRGVELLGIKLLVTNGVEADDCICSLATRYKADRPIIILASDKDIKQCLDDRVVMVSQMGRNETIHTLDSFREAEGMEPATWPDFQAVIGDSADNIPGIPKIGPVTARKIFAATGPTLEELRDNLDKLPDKLRAKVEPELDNVFVYRDLTRMRTNCCEQDLDEFLLQPPDMSALSDYFEEYELRGLQRLLPKDTGSRPAQAPLAAAPKPAAKPASKAAPAGRIEQALLFGSAPVNETPAEPLDVNVAGTVDDLPEFGGEDVGLTFEDDAFFVGLNGQEYRYTGPAAELVRKIEHASVIATPSVQDLLRADTAWGYILSSQWFDLSLAAYLLDPEARNYTWARLRQSMFQDGRPEFAEAARGLHPQSQGLAALAYMEGIRGQVEGAHLNTLMRELELPLIPVLDSMERAGISIDPSEFQSFLDDVNAQLDELTRTIIKLAGEEFNIRSSQQLAVVLFDRLGIKAGSKTSTGLRSTANQVLEKIRDQHPIVDAVLQFRMLEKLRSTYLEPLPKMVGADGRLHTHFNQLSTATGRLSSSQPNLQNIPIRGIHGPRMRACFNAADGNLLAAADYSQVELRVLAHFSKDPALIDAFRHDEDIHARTAALIHDKDIEDVTPDERRGAKTINFGLIYGMGVQKLARELQIKQTEAQEFTEKYFEKMATLKAYYDTIVKDAETHGFVTTLAGRRRLLPELHSRNNQLAAQARRQAVNTVIQGSAADIIKMAMVQAHKDKRLKELEAQLILQVHDELIIEVPAANIEPAGARLKEIMQNVTKLDVPLKVDLGVGKNWAEAH; encoded by the coding sequence ATGTCGTTAAAAGAACGCCTCAATTTCGATAAGGACCCGGTATACCTCATCGACGGAACCGCCCTGCTCTACCGGGCCTTCTACGCCCGGGCCGACCTGTCCCGTTCGGACGGATTCCCGACCAACGCCATCAACACGGTCATGCGCGTGCTCATGAACCTGCTCAGGGACGAAAATCCCCGGCACGTGGCATTTCTCATGGACGGCAAGGGCCCGACCTTCCGCAACGAGGCGTATCCCGAATACAAGGCCAACCGACCGGCCATGCCCGAGCCCCTGGTCGAACAGGTGGAACCGGTGCGGCGGGGCGTGGAGCTGCTCGGCATCAAGCTGCTGGTCACCAACGGCGTGGAGGCGGACGACTGCATCTGCTCCCTGGCCACCCGCTACAAGGCGGATAGGCCGATCATTATTCTTGCCTCGGACAAGGACATCAAGCAGTGCCTCGACGACCGGGTTGTCATGGTCAGCCAGATGGGCCGCAATGAAACCATCCACACCCTGGATTCCTTCCGCGAGGCCGAGGGCATGGAACCGGCCACCTGGCCGGACTTCCAGGCCGTGATCGGCGACTCCGCGGACAACATTCCCGGCATTCCCAAAATCGGCCCGGTGACCGCCCGCAAGATATTCGCCGCCACCGGCCCCACCCTCGAAGAGCTGCGCGACAATCTGGACAAGCTGCCGGACAAGCTGCGAGCCAAGGTTGAGCCCGAGCTGGACAATGTCTTTGTCTATCGGGACCTGACCCGCATGAGAACCAACTGCTGCGAGCAGGACCTGGACGAATTTCTCTTGCAGCCGCCGGACATGAGCGCCCTGAGCGACTATTTCGAGGAGTACGAACTGCGCGGATTGCAGCGGCTCCTGCCCAAGGACACGGGCAGCCGCCCCGCCCAGGCCCCGCTCGCCGCCGCGCCCAAGCCCGCAGCCAAACCCGCATCCAAAGCCGCGCCCGCCGGAAGAATCGAGCAAGCCCTCCTGTTCGGCAGCGCGCCCGTCAACGAGACGCCCGCCGAGCCGCTGGACGTGAACGTGGCCGGAACCGTGGACGACCTGCCGGAGTTCGGCGGCGAAGACGTGGGGTTGACCTTTGAGGACGACGCCTTTTTCGTGGGCTTGAACGGCCAGGAATACCGCTATACCGGCCCGGCCGCGGAGCTCGTGCGCAAGATCGAGCACGCCTCGGTCATCGCCACGCCGAGCGTGCAGGACCTGCTGCGCGCGGACACGGCCTGGGGGTACATCCTGTCCAGCCAATGGTTCGACCTGAGCCTGGCCGCCTACCTTCTCGACCCCGAGGCGCGCAACTACACTTGGGCGCGTCTACGGCAGTCCATGTTCCAGGACGGCCGCCCGGAGTTCGCTGAAGCGGCACGCGGGCTGCATCCGCAATCCCAGGGGCTGGCCGCATTGGCCTATATGGAGGGTATCCGTGGCCAGGTGGAGGGCGCGCATCTGAACACGCTCATGCGTGAACTGGAACTGCCGCTCATCCCTGTGCTCGACTCCATGGAACGGGCAGGAATTTCCATTGACCCCAGCGAGTTCCAATCCTTTCTGGACGATGTGAACGCCCAACTCGACGAATTGACCCGGACCATCATCAAGCTCGCGGGCGAGGAATTCAATATCCGCTCAAGCCAGCAGCTCGCCGTGGTCTTGTTCGACCGGCTCGGCATCAAGGCCGGGTCCAAGACATCTACCGGCCTGCGCTCCACAGCCAACCAGGTGCTTGAAAAAATTCGCGACCAGCATCCCATCGTGGACGCGGTGCTTCAATTCCGTATGCTCGAAAAGCTGCGTTCCACCTACCTGGAGCCGCTGCCCAAGATGGTCGGCGCGGACGGTCGGCTGCATACCCATTTCAATCAGCTTTCCACGGCCACCGGCAGGCTGTCGAGCTCCCAGCCGAACCTGCAAAACATCCCCATTCGGGGAATTCACGGCCCGCGGATGCGCGCCTGCTTCAACGCGGCCGACGGCAATCTGCTGGCCGCGGCGGACTACTCCCAGGTCGAACTGCGCGTCCTGGCTCATTTCTCCAAGGACCCCGCCCTCATCGACGCCTTCCGCCATGACGAGGACATCCATGCGCGCACGGCCGCGCTCATCCATGATAAGGACATCGAGGACGTCACGCCCGATGAACGGCGCGGAGCCAAGACCATCAACTTCGGCCTGATCTACGGCATGGGCGTGCAGAAACTCGCCCGGGAACTTCAGATCAAACAGACCGAGGCGCAGGAATTCACCGAAAAATACTTCGAAAAGATGGCGACCCTCAAGGCGTATTACGACACCATCGTCAAGGACGCCGAGACGCACGGCTTCGTGACCACCCTTGCCGGACGCCGCAGGCTTCTGCCCGAGCTGCACTCCCGCAACAACCAGCTTGCCGCCCAGGCCCGCCGCCAGGCCGTCAACACCGTCATTCAGGGATCGGCCGCCGACATCATCAAAATGGCCATGGTCCAGGCCCACAAGGACAAGCGCCTCAAAGAGCTTGAGGCCCAACTCATCCTTCAGGTGCATGATGAACTCATCATCGAAGTCCCGGCCGCCAACATCGAGCCCGCCGGAGCGAGATTGAAGGAAATCATGCAAAACGTGACAAAACTGGACGTGCCGCTCAAGGTCGATTTGGGCGTTGGAAAAAACTGGGCGGAAGCGCATTAA
- a CDS encoding DHH family phosphoesterase, whose protein sequence is MALFRQLEEQVDQLLSLFNKEDNWLILINADPDALGSALALKRIMTRRVNAAAIAQINEIKRPDNLSMIRYCRIPTQKLIPNLAAQFDKFALVDSQPHHNPEFKQFDFSVVIDHHPIQQDNLVQADFVDIRPKYGAVCTMMTEYLYNMKIRPPKLLATALMYGIRCDTKTFEREFIDADMAAFKYLNKFADSKLMNRISRSEFHLDWMRYFSRAFYNLRRIGHGLYAHCGNVDNPDILVIVADFFTRVHNVPWVVVSGTADGKLVCIFRGDGLRRDMGTMAQKLMNGLGSAGGHQQAARAEVDLTELEGVDPEIFMLKRLGHGRKSAIRRI, encoded by the coding sequence GTGGCACTTTTTCGACAACTTGAAGAACAGGTCGACCAACTCCTCAGCCTGTTCAACAAGGAAGACAACTGGCTGATTCTCATTAATGCCGACCCGGACGCGCTGGGCTCGGCGCTGGCCCTGAAACGGATCATGACCCGTCGGGTGAACGCCGCGGCCATCGCTCAGATCAACGAGATCAAGCGGCCCGACAACCTGTCCATGATCCGGTACTGCCGCATTCCCACGCAGAAGCTCATTCCCAATCTGGCGGCCCAGTTCGACAAGTTCGCCCTGGTGGACTCCCAGCCCCATCACAACCCGGAGTTCAAACAGTTCGACTTTTCGGTGGTCATCGACCACCACCCCATCCAGCAGGACAACCTGGTCCAGGCCGACTTCGTGGACATCCGTCCCAAATACGGCGCGGTCTGCACCATGATGACCGAGTACCTCTACAACATGAAGATCCGCCCGCCCAAGCTGCTGGCCACGGCCCTCATGTACGGCATCCGCTGCGACACCAAGACCTTCGAACGCGAGTTCATCGACGCGGACATGGCCGCCTTCAAGTACCTGAACAAATTCGCGGACTCCAAGCTGATGAACCGAATCAGCCGCAGCGAATTCCACCTGGACTGGATGCGCTATTTCTCCCGCGCCTTCTACAACCTGCGGCGCATCGGCCACGGGCTGTACGCCCACTGCGGCAACGTGGACAACCCGGACATCCTGGTCATCGTCGCCGACTTCTTCACCCGCGTGCACAATGTGCCCTGGGTTGTGGTTTCAGGCACCGCCGACGGCAAACTCGTCTGCATCTTCCGGGGCGACGGCCTGCGGCGCGACATGGGCACCATGGCCCAGAAGCTCATGAACGGCCTTGGCTCCGCCGGTGGACACCAGCAGGCCGCCAGGGCCGAGGTCGACTTGACCGAACTGGAAGGCGTGGACCCTGAAATCTTCATGCTCAAACGGCTCGGACACGGGCGAAAATCCGCCATCCGCCGAATCTAA
- a CDS encoding bifunctional adenosylcobinamide kinase/adenosylcobinamide-phosphate guanylyltransferase: MITLVLGGNKSGKSDFALDLLARAPGPALFVATGKARDMEFREQIRKHRKSRTPYIEVAEVAEGLPHTLQKAKMTFPAVLVDSLDYWLFSCREAGCEPEKVEEFKEVLNNWGSTDLILVSCETGLGPLPAGSMVRAFVRSLGALNQAVAVRADQAFLVAAGLPLTLKQG, translated from the coding sequence ATGATTACCCTGGTACTCGGCGGCAACAAATCCGGAAAATCCGATTTCGCCCTCGATCTGCTCGCACGCGCACCCGGCCCGGCCCTGTTCGTGGCCACCGGAAAAGCTCGGGACATGGAGTTTCGCGAACAGATTCGCAAACACCGTAAAAGCCGGACTCCTTATATCGAAGTGGCGGAAGTGGCCGAGGGCTTGCCTCATACGCTCCAAAAGGCTAAAATGACATTTCCGGCCGTATTGGTGGACAGCCTCGACTATTGGCTGTTCTCCTGTCGTGAAGCCGGATGTGAGCCGGAAAAAGTTGAAGAATTCAAAGAGGTTCTCAACAACTGGGGCTCCACGGATTTGATACTCGTCTCCTGTGAGACAGGGCTTGGACCGTTGCCTGCGGGCAGCATGGTCCGGGCCTTCGTGCGGAGCCTCGGCGCGCTCAACCAAGCTGTCGCCGTGCGGGCCGACCAGGCGTTTCTGGTTGCGGCCGGGCTGCCGTTAACCCTGAAACAGGGATAA
- the cbiR gene encoding cobamide remodeling phosphodiesterase CbiR: MHRKPKFPKQDGKPIEHGHAGEHPTRPDLPSVRDVEEKWNVRFPFKLAAPSAVLPAGVAENSLFLADFFPEIALLFFETESCLAYTDEDLPPWLADLPCSWHVHMPLDLPWKAGIDTAWQKISGLIDKLAVVSPHAYVLHPPNAPDMLPALADRLRDKGVPPSRFLIENVGQCSLTPVWDEVVEGGFSACLDIGHIQAYGQRDILRLPGLWERVRMLHVYGAERDMRHWPLRELDPVGQVLLRHLIERTSDITLTLEVFRKEELFDSLDLFAQWFSQWSDNK; this comes from the coding sequence ATGCACCGAAAGCCTAAATTCCCGAAACAGGACGGAAAACCGATCGAGCACGGGCACGCCGGAGAACACCCGACGCGTCCCGATCTGCCCTCCGTTCGCGATGTCGAGGAAAAGTGGAATGTCCGCTTCCCCTTCAAATTGGCGGCACCCTCGGCCGTGCTGCCAGCCGGTGTGGCCGAAAACAGTCTGTTCCTGGCCGACTTCTTTCCCGAGATCGCACTGCTGTTCTTCGAAACCGAGTCCTGCCTGGCCTACACCGACGAGGACCTCCCGCCCTGGCTGGCCGACCTGCCCTGCTCCTGGCATGTGCACATGCCGCTGGACCTGCCGTGGAAAGCGGGCATCGACACGGCCTGGCAAAAAATCAGCGGGCTGATCGACAAGCTCGCAGTGGTCTCGCCCCACGCCTACGTGCTTCACCCGCCGAACGCGCCCGACATGCTCCCGGCCCTGGCTGACCGGCTGCGCGACAAGGGCGTGCCGCCTTCCCGCTTCCTCATCGAGAACGTGGGCCAGTGCAGCCTGACCCCGGTTTGGGACGAAGTCGTCGAAGGCGGCTTCTCCGCCTGCCTGGACATCGGCCATATCCAGGCGTACGGCCAACGCGACATCCTCCGACTGCCCGGCCTGTGGGAGCGCGTTCGTATGCTCCACGTGTACGGGGCCGAACGGGACATGCGCCACTGGCCCCTTCGCGAACTGGACCCGGTGGGACAAGTCCTGTTGCGACACCTGATCGAACGGACATCGGACATCACCCTGACATTGGAAGTCTTCCGCAAAGAGGAGCTGTTCGACTCCCTGGACCTCTTCGCCCAATGGTTTTCGCAATGGAGCGACAATAAATGA